In Pseudomonas fluorescens, one genomic interval encodes:
- a CDS encoding MFS transporter: MTAQSTARPAPFSRSDYKTLGLAALGGALEIYDFIIFVFFALTLSQLFFPPEMPEWLRLLQSFGIFVTGYLARPLGGILMAHFADRLGRKKVFSLSILMMALPCLLIGIMPTYAQIGYFAPLLLLALRILQGAAVGGEVPSAWVFVAEHAPAGHRGYALGFLQAGLTFGYLIGALTATFLAQVFSPAEILDYAWRYPFLLGGVFGVIGVYLRRWLSETPVFMAMEAQREARVELPLRTVLREHRLAMLPAMLLTCVLTSAVVVFVVITPTMMQKTFGMTASHTFALSALGIVFLNIGCVIAGLLVDRIGAWRTVMLYSLLLPLGIGVLYSCLIMGGNWVGLAYAVAGLGCGVVGAVPSVMVGLFPARIRVSGISFTYNIAYAAWASITPLLLIGLMPWSPWICVMFCAVMGAVGIVSAAYFGSRMSSVGRQAVAPCS, translated from the coding sequence ATGACTGCCCAATCCACAGCCCGACCGGCGCCGTTCAGCCGCTCCGACTACAAGACCCTCGGTCTTGCGGCCCTCGGCGGGGCGCTGGAGATCTACGATTTCATCATTTTCGTGTTCTTTGCCCTGACCCTCAGCCAATTGTTCTTCCCGCCGGAAATGCCCGAGTGGCTGCGTCTGCTGCAAAGCTTCGGGATCTTCGTCACCGGTTATCTGGCGCGCCCGCTGGGCGGAATTCTGATGGCGCATTTCGCCGATCGCCTGGGCCGGAAAAAGGTTTTCAGCCTGAGCATCCTGATGATGGCGCTGCCGTGCCTGCTGATCGGGATCATGCCGACTTATGCCCAGATCGGCTATTTCGCGCCGCTGCTGTTGCTGGCGCTGCGCATCCTGCAAGGCGCGGCGGTCGGCGGCGAAGTCCCGAGCGCCTGGGTGTTCGTCGCCGAGCACGCGCCTGCCGGGCATCGCGGTTACGCGCTGGGCTTTTTGCAGGCCGGGCTGACCTTCGGTTACTTGATTGGCGCGCTGACCGCGACTTTCCTTGCACAAGTGTTCTCCCCGGCGGAAATCCTTGATTACGCCTGGCGTTATCCGTTCCTGCTCGGTGGTGTGTTCGGCGTGATCGGTGTCTACCTGCGCCGCTGGTTGAGCGAAACCCCGGTGTTCATGGCCATGGAAGCCCAGCGTGAAGCGCGGGTCGAACTGCCGTTGCGCACGGTGCTGCGCGAACATCGTCTGGCGATGTTGCCGGCGATGCTGCTGACCTGTGTGCTGACGTCGGCGGTGGTGGTGTTCGTGGTCATCACCCCGACCATGATGCAGAAAACCTTCGGCATGACCGCCAGCCACACCTTCGCCCTGAGCGCGTTGGGCATCGTCTTTCTCAACATCGGTTGTGTGATTGCCGGATTGCTGGTCGATCGCATCGGTGCCTGGCGCACGGTCATGCTTTATAGCCTGCTGCTGCCGTTGGGCATTGGTGTGCTTTATAGCTGTCTGATCATGGGCGGCAATTGGGTCGGGCTGGCGTATGCCGTCGCCGGCTTGGGCTGCGGTGTGGTCGGCGCGGTGCCATCGGTGATGGTCGGACTGTTTCCGGCGCGGATTCGCGTGTCGGGCATCTCCTTCACCTACAACATTGCCTACGCCGCGTGGGCGAGCATCACACCGCTGTTGCTGATCGGTCTGATGCCTTGGAGTCCGTGGATCTGCGTAATGTTCTGTGCGGTGATGGGCGCAGTCGGCATTGTCAGCGCGGCGTATTTCGGTTCGCGCATGAGCAGTGTCGGGCGCCAAGCCGTGGCGCCCTGTTCCTGA
- a CDS encoding short-chain fatty acid transporter, giving the protein MAVDIEDSRSARFALRCSSFAERWFPDSWVFAALAVIIVALATLAMGAKPTDAAMAFGDGFWSLIPFTMQMAFVVIGGYVVASSPPAVKLIDKLARIPKNGRSAVAWVALISMVASLLNWGLSLVFGGLLVRALARRTDLKMDYRAAGAAAYLGLGAVWALGLSSSAAQLQANPASLPPAILSITGVIPFTQTIFLWQSGAMLLALIVISIIVAYATAPGPNSARDAKDCGIDPAFNLPPLQPRTRPGEWLEHSPLLIILLVLLAAGWLFHEFSSKPAITAISGLNTYNFLFIMLGALLHWRPRSFLDAVARAVPTTTGVLIQFPLYGSIAALLTTVKGADAQTLAHHISTFFVSIASHDTYALLMGVYSAILGFFIPSGGGKWIIEAPYVMQVANDLQYHLGWAVQIYNAAEALPNLINPFYMLPLLGVLGLKARDLIGFSFVQLLVHTPLVLFLLWVLGTTLAYTPPVIP; this is encoded by the coding sequence GTGGCCGTTGATATCGAAGATAGCCGCTCTGCGCGCTTTGCCTTGCGCTGTTCAAGCTTTGCCGAACGCTGGTTCCCCGACTCCTGGGTATTCGCCGCACTGGCGGTGATCATTGTCGCGCTGGCCACTTTGGCCATGGGCGCCAAACCCACCGATGCCGCGATGGCGTTCGGTGACGGGTTCTGGAGCCTGATCCCGTTCACCATGCAAATGGCCTTCGTGGTGATTGGCGGGTATGTGGTCGCCAGCTCGCCACCCGCTGTCAAACTGATCGACAAACTGGCGCGCATCCCGAAAAACGGCCGCTCTGCCGTGGCCTGGGTCGCGCTGATCTCGATGGTCGCCTCGCTGCTGAACTGGGGCCTGTCGCTGGTGTTCGGCGGTTTGCTGGTGCGCGCCCTCGCCCGTCGCACCGATCTGAAAATGGATTACCGCGCGGCCGGTGCGGCGGCGTATCTGGGCTTGGGCGCGGTCTGGGCGCTGGGCCTGTCCTCATCGGCGGCGCAGTTGCAGGCCAACCCGGCCAGCCTGCCGCCGGCGATCCTGTCGATCACCGGGGTGATTCCGTTCACCCAAACCATCTTCCTCTGGCAGTCCGGCGCCATGCTGCTGGCGCTGATCGTGATTTCGATCATCGTCGCCTACGCCACCGCGCCCGGCCCGAACTCTGCGCGCGATGCCAAGGATTGTGGCATCGACCCGGCGTTCAACCTGCCACCGCTGCAACCGCGTACCCGGCCCGGCGAATGGCTGGAGCACAGTCCGCTGCTGATCATTCTGCTGGTGTTGCTGGCGGCCGGTTGGCTGTTCCACGAGTTCTCGAGCAAACCGGCGATCACCGCGATTTCCGGGCTCAACACCTATAACTTCCTGTTCATCATGCTCGGCGCCCTGCTGCACTGGCGCCCACGCAGCTTCCTCGATGCAGTGGCCCGGGCGGTGCCGACCACCACTGGCGTGCTGATCCAGTTCCCGTTGTACGGCTCGATCGCCGCGCTGCTGACCACGGTCAAAGGCGCCGATGCGCAGACGCTGGCGCATCACATCTCGACCTTCTTCGTCAGCATCGCCTCCCACGACACTTACGCGTTGCTGATGGGCGTGTACTCGGCGATTCTCGGCTTCTTCATCCCGTCCGGCGGCGGCAAGTGGATCATCGAAGCGCCGTACGTGATGCAAGTCGCCAACGATCTGCAATACCACCTCGGCTGGGCGGTACAGATCTACAACGCCGCCGAAGCGCTGCCGAACCTGATCAACCCGTTCTATATGTTGCCGCTGCTGGGCGTGCTTGGCCTGAAGGCGCGAGACCTGATCGGCTTCTCGTTCGTGCAATTGCTGGTGCACACGCCGCTGGTGCTGTTCTTGCTGTGGGTGCTGGGCACGACATTGGCGTATACGCCGCCGGTCATTCCTTGA
- a CDS encoding molecular chaperone HscC produces MIVGIDLGTTNSLVAVWRGESSELVPNALGQFLTPSVVGLDDQGRILVGQAARERLHTHPRLTASLFKRHMGSATEVYLADKAFRPEELSALVLKSLKEDVERAYGETVTEAVISVPAYFSDAQRKATRIAGELAGLKVEKLINEPTAAALAYGLHQRDKETSFLVFDLGGGTFDVSILELFEGVMEVRASAGDNFLGGEDFDSVLLEHFIDQHRSVADFPDRNSVIQPLRREAERVRKALGQDSSAEFRLQLGDRHWTHTITQQELATLYMPLLERLRAPIERALRDARIRVSDLDEILLVGGTTRMPLVRKLAAGLFGRFPSITLDPDQVVAQGAAIQAALKARSAALEEVVLTDVCSYTLGIETSTQIGRNYEAGHYLPIIERNSIVPVSRVKTVYTLQDNQEHVVVRIFQGESRLVKDNVALGELAIKVPKRKAGEVSLDVRFTYDNNGLLEAQVNIPLTGQQHSLVIENNPGVLTPEEIQQRLQNLAQLKIHPREQQVNTLLSARLERLYQESLGDLRDQIGHWAKQFQIALDSQDERQIREVRTELSRHLSELDRTPWQ; encoded by the coding sequence ATGATCGTAGGGATTGACCTGGGAACCACCAACAGCCTCGTCGCCGTCTGGCGTGGCGAATCCTCCGAATTGGTGCCCAATGCCCTCGGTCAGTTCCTGACACCGAGCGTGGTGGGGCTGGATGATCAGGGCCGGATTCTGGTCGGCCAGGCTGCGCGCGAACGTCTGCACACCCATCCGCGCCTGACGGCGTCGCTGTTCAAGCGTCACATGGGCAGCGCCACGGAAGTCTATCTGGCGGACAAGGCGTTTCGTCCGGAAGAGCTGTCCGCGCTGGTGCTGAAAAGTCTGAAAGAAGACGTCGAACGGGCTTATGGCGAAACCGTCACTGAAGCGGTGATCAGCGTCCCGGCCTACTTCAGCGACGCCCAGCGCAAAGCCACGCGGATCGCCGGCGAGCTGGCCGGGCTGAAAGTCGAGAAGCTGATCAACGAACCGACTGCCGCCGCCCTCGCTTATGGGCTGCACCAACGCGACAAGGAAACCTCGTTCCTGGTGTTCGACCTCGGGGGCGGCACGTTCGACGTGTCGATTCTGGAGTTGTTCGAAGGGGTGATGGAGGTCCGCGCTAGCGCCGGCGACAACTTCCTCGGTGGTGAAGACTTCGACAGCGTGCTGCTGGAACACTTTATCGACCAGCACCGCTCGGTCGCCGACTTCCCTGACCGCAACAGCGTCATCCAGCCCCTGCGCCGCGAGGCTGAGCGTGTGCGCAAGGCCCTGGGTCAGGACAGCAGCGCCGAGTTCCGGCTGCAACTGGGTGACCGCCACTGGACCCACACCATCACCCAGCAAGAATTGGCGACGCTTTACATGCCACTGCTCGAGCGCCTGCGCGCGCCGATCGAACGGGCTCTGCGTGACGCACGCATCCGGGTCAGCGACCTCGATGAGATTCTGCTGGTCGGCGGTACTACCCGGATGCCGCTGGTGCGCAAACTTGCCGCCGGGTTGTTCGGCCGCTTTCCGTCGATCACCCTCGATCCGGATCAGGTGGTGGCGCAAGGCGCAGCCATTCAGGCAGCACTCAAGGCCCGCTCGGCCGCACTTGAAGAAGTGGTGCTGACCGACGTCTGCTCCTACACCCTAGGCATCGAAACTTCGACCCAGATTGGCCGCAATTATGAGGCCGGTCACTACCTGCCCATCATCGAGCGCAACAGCATCGTCCCGGTCAGCCGGGTCAAGACCGTGTACACCTTGCAGGACAATCAGGAGCACGTGGTCGTGCGGATCTTCCAGGGCGAAAGCCGTCTGGTCAAAGACAACGTCGCGCTTGGCGAACTGGCGATCAAGGTGCCGAAACGCAAGGCCGGCGAAGTGTCCCTCGATGTGCGTTTCACCTATGACAACAACGGCCTGCTGGAGGCCCAGGTGAATATTCCGCTGACCGGGCAACAACATTCGCTGGTCATCGAAAACAACCCCGGCGTGCTCACGCCTGAAGAGATTCAGCAACGCTTGCAGAACCTCGCTCAGCTCAAGATTCACCCGCGCGAGCAACAGGTCAACACGCTGCTCAGTGCCCGTCTCGAACGGCTCTACCAGGAAAGCCTGGGCGACCTGCGCGATCAGATTGGCCATTGGGCCAAGCAATTCCAGATCGCGCTCGACTCGCAGGACGAGCGCCAGATTCGTGAAGTGCGCACCGAGCTGAGCAGGCACCTGAGCGAACTTGATCGCACGCCGTGGCAATAA
- a CDS encoding J domain-containing protein produces MDCWSFLHLPDDADVRDIKRSYARLLKTSRPDEDPEGFQRLREAYERALAIAQWRLENAEQEDEQDADVAVATASSAFAALALDNALANSSSQAQNQAWDFASLEVSPVSPAAPEPFVPPSKDDALRVEPLAADAGADAQSLEAQAAWRLLEDLSPDNLGERWEQAQQQGCAKAFERLLLQLCFEHPQLRGPVLHWAVEQLGWLGPWQEVLMNDRQRDMLAESLMSDYRNALQALLESQSEREFLNLLKHYSGQPWLQVFDRREQWQQNLLHLLNEHEWSVPLFDRIGQLFGWDHTKGLHPQPDWLWERLIERCDQESFYDNLRAKAESDRTWAADVQAAHLLINPLKPMQQKKIIDGFGQNEWQACHDLSEKLKWRFPELLARLPYADVFYWRRFLPRPIADETWVRVWTAIALALFLFYLASPQKDAATLAFIPLGLACVPVWFFRFALSWWVVLTSHVIVADLWLTEGLIPRRWNPDTRWLVIRHGLPQVVMVLLFSLLLGPLGALTYVGVILIGLVHKRRIGSLDPQLSNNHPWLTALHWAHFSPLQLLFLVVMTAITAASRLGYSLHSLMPG; encoded by the coding sequence ATGGATTGCTGGTCCTTCCTGCATTTGCCCGATGACGCTGACGTCCGCGATATCAAGCGCAGCTATGCACGCCTGCTGAAAACCTCCAGGCCCGATGAAGATCCCGAAGGCTTCCAGCGCTTGCGCGAAGCCTACGAACGCGCGCTGGCGATTGCCCAATGGCGCCTGGAAAACGCCGAACAGGAAGACGAGCAGGACGCCGACGTCGCTGTCGCCACGGCGTCCAGCGCCTTTGCTGCACTGGCGCTCGATAATGCCCTGGCCAACAGCTCCAGCCAGGCGCAAAACCAGGCGTGGGATTTCGCCTCTCTGGAGGTTTCGCCCGTCAGTCCGGCAGCCCCGGAGCCGTTTGTGCCGCCATCGAAGGACGACGCCCTGCGTGTCGAGCCGCTGGCGGCGGACGCGGGCGCCGACGCGCAGAGTCTTGAAGCGCAGGCCGCATGGCGATTGCTTGAAGATCTGTCGCCAGACAACCTCGGCGAGCGCTGGGAGCAGGCGCAACAACAAGGCTGCGCCAAGGCATTCGAAAGGCTGTTGCTGCAATTATGTTTTGAGCATCCACAACTGCGCGGCCCGGTACTGCACTGGGCCGTCGAGCAGTTGGGATGGTTGGGCCCCTGGCAAGAAGTGCTGATGAATGATCGCCAGCGCGACATGCTCGCCGAGAGCCTGATGTCCGACTATCGAAACGCCTTGCAGGCGCTGCTCGAAAGCCAGAGCGAGCGCGAATTCCTCAACTTGCTCAAACACTACAGCGGCCAGCCGTGGCTGCAGGTATTCGATCGCCGCGAGCAATGGCAACAAAATCTGCTGCATCTGCTCAACGAACATGAGTGGAGCGTGCCGCTGTTCGACCGTATCGGCCAATTGTTCGGCTGGGATCACACCAAAGGTCTGCACCCGCAACCGGACTGGCTCTGGGAGAGGTTGATCGAACGCTGCGATCAGGAAAGTTTCTACGACAACCTGCGGGCCAAGGCTGAAAGCGATCGTACGTGGGCGGCGGATGTGCAGGCAGCGCATCTGTTGATCAACCCGCTCAAACCGATGCAGCAGAAGAAGATCATCGACGGCTTTGGTCAGAATGAATGGCAGGCCTGCCACGATCTGTCGGAAAAGCTCAAATGGCGCTTCCCGGAGCTGCTCGCGCGATTGCCCTACGCCGACGTTTTTTACTGGCGGCGGTTTTTGCCACGGCCCATCGCCGACGAGACCTGGGTGCGGGTCTGGACGGCCATTGCCTTGGCGCTGTTCCTGTTCTATCTGGCTTCGCCACAAAAAGATGCGGCAACCCTGGCCTTCATTCCGCTGGGGTTAGCGTGTGTGCCGGTGTGGTTTTTTCGTTTTGCGCTGAGTTGGTGGGTGGTGCTGACGTCTCACGTGATCGTTGCGGATCTTTGGCTCACCGAAGGGCTGATTCCGCGCCGATGGAACCCTGACACCCGCTGGCTGGTAATACGCCACGGGCTACCGCAGGTGGTCATGGTGCTGCTGTTTTCGCTGCTGCTCGGGCCACTGGGCGCGCTCACTTACGTGGGCGTGATCCTGATCGGACTGGTGCACAAACGACGAATCGGCTCGCTCGACCCGCAGCTGAGCAATAACCACCCCTGGCTGACCGCGCTGCACTGGGCGCACTTCAGTCCGCTGCAACTGCTGTTTCTGGTGGTGATGACCGCGATAACGGCGGCCAGCAGGCTCGGCTATTCCTTGCACTCGCTGATGCCCGGCTAG
- the acpA gene encoding acid phosphatase, with translation MKDETDGTDAPESDNPTDTSRRRFLGGVAVLGVGATLAGCGNASDQPGKPVERPLTPTELDKALRDQVKTVVVIYAENRSFNNLFGDFPGVEKPLSALKPADYQQRDRDGSLLQTLPPVWGGVLQIGPQTLDGVTYPSATQFQENLPNAPFALKGPNAEDLPFGLVTRDLWHVFYQNQMQINGGKNDGFVAWADSGGLTMGHYAQSRYSLRLWDVAREFVLCDNFFQGAFGGSFLNHQYLISATAPFYPDAANSVAKSQIAALQSDDPTDPRLKPLEASPASAMTGPPQFGPSALTPDGYGVNTLAPPYWPTWIRDPERPAYSKPDLPNVMVPQTHEHIGDKLSKKNVDWAWYAGAWQATLEQYKDSGGIPKIPNFQYHHQPFNYFKRQGPENPQERNKRLRDAGLGDESSTNKFFADAEAGKLPAVTFYKPQGNLNMHAGYADVASGDRHIVRALKVLRESPQWKNMVVVVTVDENGGWWDHVAPPKGDRWGPGSRVPALVVSPFARKGTVDHTVYDTASILRLITRVFQLETLDGLKQRDEAMIARGQKPMGDLTNALHFQA, from the coding sequence ATGAAAGACGAGACAGACGGCACTGACGCACCTGAATCCGACAACCCCACCGACACCAGTCGCCGCCGCTTTCTCGGCGGTGTCGCCGTCCTCGGCGTGGGCGCGACCCTGGCCGGCTGCGGCAACGCCAGCGATCAACCGGGTAAACCAGTCGAGCGCCCGCTGACCCCGACCGAGCTGGACAAGGCCCTGCGCGATCAGGTGAAAACCGTGGTGGTGATCTATGCCGAGAACCGTAGCTTCAACAACCTGTTCGGTGATTTCCCCGGTGTCGAAAAGCCGCTGTCGGCGCTCAAGCCTGCCGATTACCAGCAACGTGACCGCGACGGCAGCCTGCTGCAGACGCTGCCGCCCGTCTGGGGTGGCGTGCTGCAGATCGGCCCGCAAACGCTTGATGGCGTGACCTACCCCAGCGCCACGCAGTTTCAGGAAAACCTGCCCAACGCGCCTTTCGCCCTCAAGGGCCCGAATGCCGAAGACTTGCCGTTCGGTCTGGTGACCCGCGATTTGTGGCACGTGTTCTATCAGAACCAGATGCAGATCAATGGCGGCAAGAACGATGGCTTCGTCGCCTGGGCCGACTCCGGTGGTTTGACCATGGGGCACTACGCCCAGAGCCGCTACTCGTTGCGTTTGTGGGACGTGGCCCGGGAATTCGTGCTGTGCGACAACTTCTTCCAGGGTGCATTCGGCGGCTCGTTCCTCAATCACCAGTACCTGATCAGCGCCACCGCGCCGTTCTATCCGGACGCGGCCAATTCGGTGGCCAAATCCCAGATCGCCGCCCTGCAAAGCGATGATCCGACTGACCCGCGCCTCAAGCCGCTGGAGGCATCGCCGGCCAGCGCCATGACCGGCCCGCCGCAGTTCGGCCCGAGTGCGCTGACCCCGGACGGCTACGGTGTGAACACCCTCGCCCCGCCGTACTGGCCGACGTGGATTCGCGATCCGGAGCGTCCAGCGTACTCCAAGCCGGATCTGCCCAATGTGATGGTGCCGCAGACCCACGAGCACATCGGCGACAAACTGTCGAAGAAGAATGTCGACTGGGCCTGGTACGCCGGCGCCTGGCAGGCGACGCTGGAGCAGTACAAGGACTCGGGCGGGATTCCGAAGATCCCCAACTTCCAGTACCACCACCAGCCGTTCAACTACTTCAAGCGGCAAGGCCCGGAGAACCCGCAAGAGCGCAACAAACGTCTGCGCGACGCGGGTCTGGGCGATGAGTCGAGCACCAACAAGTTCTTCGCCGATGCCGAGGCCGGCAAGCTGCCGGCGGTAACTTTCTACAAACCGCAGGGCAACCTGAACATGCACGCCGGTTATGCCGACGTGGCTTCAGGCGACCGGCACATCGTGCGCGCCCTGAAGGTGCTGCGCGAAAGTCCGCAGTGGAAAAACATGGTGGTGGTCGTGACGGTCGATGAAAACGGCGGCTGGTGGGATCATGTGGCGCCACCCAAGGGCGATCGCTGGGGCCCGGGGTCGCGGGTGCCGGCGCTGGTGGTGTCGCCATTCGCCCGCAAAGGCACGGTGGATCACACGGTTTACGACACGGCGTCGATCCTGCGCCTGATCACCCGAGTGTTCCAACTGGAAACCCTCGACGGCCTCAAGCAGCGCGATGAGGCAATGATCGCCCGTGGCCAGAAACCGATGGGCGATCTGACCAACGCCCTGCATTTTCAGGCCTGA
- a CDS encoding SET domain-containing protein-lysine N-methyltransferase encodes MNNQAHQHNIPRDAPGIYPFAGLPVRLGFPSTEDFEIVQDHHGHAAVVARRAFLRITRMCRVSGQLLPYRCRQTRQLLAGIHLYDPRFCGLLEHACDPNVFLDMSELWLWALRDIQPGERLTIDFAATEDRLLQQFACTCGSPRCRGWITGYDEPPTIEGQHFLQHWRHPH; translated from the coding sequence ATGAATAATCAGGCCCATCAACACAACATCCCACGCGACGCACCCGGCATCTACCCGTTTGCCGGATTGCCGGTGCGTCTGGGTTTCCCATCCACCGAGGATTTCGAAATCGTGCAGGACCACCACGGTCACGCGGCAGTGGTGGCGCGCCGGGCGTTCTTGCGCATCACCCGGATGTGTCGGGTATCCGGACAACTGTTGCCCTATCGCTGCCGACAGACGCGTCAGTTACTGGCCGGCATCCATCTCTACGATCCGCGCTTTTGCGGGTTGCTCGAACACGCCTGCGATCCGAATGTGTTTCTGGACATGAGTGAGCTGTGGCTGTGGGCACTTCGCGACATTCAGCCGGGTGAACGCCTGACCATCGACTTCGCCGCCACCGAAGACCGTTTGCTGCAACAGTTCGCCTGCACTTGCGGCTCGCCGCGCTGTCGGGGGTGGATCACCGGCTACGATGAACCACCCACGATCGAGGGCCAGCACTTTCTGCAGCACTGGCGGCATCCACACTGA
- the can gene encoding carbonate dehydratase, producing the protein MHDLQDLIDNNERWADAITKEDPDFFAKLARQQTPEYLWIGCSDARVPANEIVGMLPGDLFVHRNVANVVLHTDLNCLSVIQYAVDVLKVKHILVTGHYGCGGVRASMQDRQFGLIDGWLRSIRDLYYEKREELAKLPTEEEQVDRLCELNVVQQVANVAHTSIIQNAWHRGQSLSIHGCIYGIKDGRWKSLNTTISGFEQLPPQYRLRPVGAL; encoded by the coding sequence ATGCACGACTTACAAGACCTGATTGATAACAACGAGCGTTGGGCTGACGCGATCACCAAGGAAGACCCGGATTTCTTCGCCAAGCTGGCGCGACAGCAGACCCCGGAATATCTGTGGATCGGCTGCTCCGACGCGCGGGTGCCGGCCAACGAGATCGTCGGCATGCTGCCGGGCGATCTGTTCGTACACCGCAACGTCGCCAACGTGGTGCTGCACACCGACCTCAATTGCCTGTCGGTGATCCAGTACGCGGTTGATGTGCTCAAGGTCAAACACATCCTGGTTACCGGCCACTATGGCTGCGGCGGTGTGCGCGCCTCGATGCAGGATCGCCAGTTCGGTCTGATCGATGGCTGGCTGCGCTCGATCCGCGACCTGTACTACGAAAAACGTGAAGAACTGGCCAAGCTGCCGACCGAGGAAGAGCAGGTCGATCGGCTGTGCGAACTCAACGTCGTCCAGCAAGTGGCCAACGTTGCGCACACCAGCATCATCCAGAACGCCTGGCATCGCGGCCAGAGCCTGTCGATTCACGGCTGCATCTACGGCATCAAGGACGGTCGCTGGAAAAGCCTGAACACCACCATCAGCGGTTTCGAGCAACTGCCGCCGCAATACCGTCTGCGTCCGGTCGGGGCGTTGTAA
- the rimI gene encoding ribosomal protein S18-alanine N-acetyltransferase gives MSEAVSFRPMTEADLDAVLKIEYAAYSHPWTRGIFLDGLGKYQIWLMFEGQQQVGHGVVQIILDEAHLLNITVKPESQGRGLGLALLEHLMSRAYAASARECFLEVRDSNTAAFRLYERYGFNEIGRRRDYYPAVGGREDAVVMACTLVD, from the coding sequence ATGAGTGAAGCTGTATCGTTCCGCCCAATGACCGAGGCGGACCTGGACGCGGTATTGAAGATCGAATACGCGGCGTACAGCCATCCCTGGACGCGCGGGATTTTTCTCGACGGGCTGGGCAAATACCAGATCTGGCTGATGTTCGAAGGCCAGCAGCAGGTCGGCCACGGAGTTGTGCAGATCATTCTCGACGAGGCGCACCTGCTGAACATCACGGTCAAACCGGAGAGTCAGGGGCGTGGGCTGGGGCTGGCGCTGCTTGAGCATCTGATGTCGCGGGCTTATGCGGCTTCTGCGCGGGAGTGTTTCCTGGAAGTGCGCGACAGCAATACTGCAGCGTTCAGGTTGTACGAGCGGTATGGTTTCAATGAGATTGGCCGGCGTCGCGATTATTATCCGGCGGTGGGCGGGCGCGAAGACGCCGTAGTGATGGCCTGCACCCTGGTCGACTGA
- a CDS encoding energy transducer TonB, which yields MQVVNWLPRTELPFAAPSRPELLDMPEPEPEVVVMPVVQAEAPVQPAARPVERPKIEVPRPSLASTRNGAKPVEEVEEAPVVARPAPVPPPRFALQLLRAGACLLLVELPTGEAFQSRDPAYLLLKDMLRAAGLPDAPQIVGEPVRWPWLNRGTMDQGPEAARDFVQGFLSVQMEAAPCACLWLIGLPSIRFAGEADAEAFNSELQIEGLGLAWAIPGLELLMEEPQRKAAVWQAMRRLMARWKPSNE from the coding sequence ATGCAGGTGGTCAACTGGCTGCCGCGCACCGAATTGCCTTTCGCCGCCCCGTCGCGGCCCGAGCTGCTGGACATGCCCGAGCCTGAGCCAGAGGTCGTGGTGATGCCGGTTGTGCAGGCCGAAGCTCCGGTGCAGCCTGCCGCCCGTCCGGTCGAACGGCCGAAGATCGAAGTGCCACGCCCGTCGCTCGCCAGTACCCGCAATGGCGCCAAACCGGTGGAAGAGGTCGAGGAGGCGCCAGTTGTCGCCAGACCCGCGCCCGTGCCGCCACCGCGTTTTGCCCTGCAGTTGCTGCGCGCCGGGGCTTGCCTGCTGCTGGTCGAGTTACCCACAGGCGAAGCGTTCCAGAGCCGCGATCCGGCCTATCTACTGCTTAAAGACATGTTGCGCGCCGCCGGTCTGCCGGATGCGCCACAAATCGTCGGCGAGCCGGTGCGCTGGCCGTGGCTGAACCGCGGCACCATGGATCAGGGCCCGGAAGCGGCGCGCGACTTTGTTCAGGGTTTCCTCTCGGTACAGATGGAAGCGGCACCCTGCGCCTGCCTGTGGCTGATCGGCCTTCCGTCAATACGCTTTGCCGGTGAAGCGGACGCCGAAGCGTTCAATAGTGAATTGCAGATCGAAGGCCTGGGCCTGGCATGGGCCATCCCCGGTCTGGAATTGTTAATGGAAGAGCCACAGCGCAAAGCCGCTGTGTGGCAAGCCATGCGTCGGCTGATGGCGCGCTGGAAACCATCGAATGAGTGA